A window from Enterocloster bolteae encodes these proteins:
- a CDS encoding MATE family efflux transporter — protein sequence MKKENARQESILGDMKPSRAITRLAVPATLALLAKAVYNIVDTAYIGMLGSDIALAAVGVTLPLLLIMVSVENIFAAGAAVLAGRQLGAGDKMGANRTVTSVVGLSVFIGMFLCAAGIIFMEPLLRAFGASEAVLPQAGDYAFWMFVAALANLPAQSMNCAARAESSVKISSIAVVTGAALNVVLDPVFMFDWGFAMGVEGASLATTVSQFVTFFILGWFYLSGRSIIKIKREYFKPQWTLIKSVTLIGIPTAVIQICLAAATSLTNIAAKSMTDADLIIAAYGVVQRLVLIGCYVVMGFMQGYQPVAAYSFGANREERFHESVRFALRTSLILTVLVAGTYILLARPLIMLFNRNPAVIDYGVRLLISQVALYPAFGLCYMMTITYQTIGSSRYGLFLSVIRQGLFYVPFILILPGIMGVTGIYLAQPAADILTMAVCLYSVKPMKRMASEHMAAFR from the coding sequence ATGAAGAAAGAAAACGCACGTCAGGAATCCATACTGGGTGATATGAAGCCCTCCAGAGCCATTACCAGGCTGGCAGTTCCGGCCACCCTGGCCTTATTGGCAAAGGCCGTCTACAATATTGTGGATACAGCTTACATCGGAATGCTTGGTTCAGATATTGCGCTTGCAGCTGTAGGCGTTACCCTTCCGCTGCTGCTCATCATGGTTTCAGTGGAAAATATTTTTGCGGCAGGGGCAGCGGTGCTGGCTGGCAGACAACTGGGAGCGGGCGATAAGATGGGGGCTAACAGGACGGTCACATCCGTGGTTGGGTTATCTGTATTCATTGGAATGTTTCTATGTGCGGCAGGTATCATTTTCATGGAGCCTTTACTGCGGGCCTTCGGAGCCTCCGAAGCTGTGCTGCCCCAGGCCGGGGATTACGCATTCTGGATGTTTGTGGCGGCCCTTGCCAATCTTCCCGCCCAGAGTATGAACTGCGCGGCCAGGGCAGAGTCATCTGTAAAGATCTCATCTATCGCGGTTGTGACGGGTGCTGCTCTTAATGTGGTGCTGGACCCTGTCTTTATGTTTGACTGGGGGTTTGCAATGGGAGTGGAGGGGGCTTCCCTTGCCACAACAGTCTCACAGTTTGTCACATTTTTTATCCTGGGATGGTTCTACCTATCCGGACGTTCCATCATTAAAATAAAGAGGGAATATTTTAAACCCCAGTGGACTCTAATCAAATCCGTCACACTTATCGGTATACCTACAGCTGTTATACAGATCTGCCTTGCGGCGGCAACATCCCTTACCAATATAGCAGCAAAGTCCATGACAGACGCAGACCTTATTATAGCCGCATACGGTGTGGTACAGCGCCTGGTGCTGATTGGATGCTATGTAGTCATGGGGTTCATGCAGGGATATCAGCCGGTAGCCGCCTACTCCTTTGGGGCCAACAGGGAGGAACGGTTTCATGAGTCCGTACGCTTTGCATTGAGGACATCCCTGATTCTTACCGTGCTGGTGGCGGGAACCTATATTCTTCTGGCCAGGCCGTTGATTATGCTGTTTAACAGGAATCCGGCTGTCATTGATTACGGTGTCAGGCTTTTGATTTCCCAGGTGGCCCTTTATCCGGCTTTTGGGCTGTGCTACATGATGACAATTACATATCAAACCATTGGTTCTTCCAGATATGGATTATTCCTGTCCGTCATACGCCAGGGACTGTTTTATGTCCCATTCATACTGATTTTGCCCGGAATAATGGGTGTCACGGGAATTTATCTGGCACAGCCGGCAGCGGATATACTGACTATGGCGGTCTGCCTGTACTCAGTCAAACCAATGAAGCGGATGGCGTCGGAACATATGGCGGCATTCCGGTAA